A stretch of Tenrec ecaudatus isolate mTenEca1 chromosome 2, mTenEca1.hap1, whole genome shotgun sequence DNA encodes these proteins:
- the LOC142440917 gene encoding DNA-directed RNA polymerases I, II, and III subunit RPABC3-like: MDFILDVNIQIYPVDLGEKFCLVIASTLYEDGSLDDGEYKPTDDRPSRADQFEYVMYGKVCRIEGDETPTEAATRLSAYVSYGGLLRRLQGDANNLHGFEVDSRVYLLMKKLAF, encoded by the coding sequence ATGGACTTCATCTTGGATGTAAATATTCAGATTTACCCCGTGGACCTGGGTGAAAAGTTTTGCTTGGTCATAGCCAGTACCTTATACGAAGATGGCTCGCTGGATGATGGCGAATACAAACCCACCGACGACCGACCTTCCAGGGCAGACCAGTTTGAGTATGTAATGTACGGGAAAGTATGTAGGATCGAAGGAGATGAGACGCCGACGGAAGCTGCCACACGCCTCTCTGCCTACGTCTCCTACGGGGGGCTGCTCAGGAGGTTGCAAGGTGATGCCAACAACCTGCATGGATTCGAGGTGGATTCCAGAGTTTACCTGCTGATGAAGAAGCTGGCCTTCTGA